A segment of the Microbacterium luteolum genome:
CGTTCCTCTACCGCGGCCCGTTCTGGGGCCGCGAGCTCAACAGGGGACTGGTCAGTCGGGGTACTGTCCGCGCTTGACCTGCGGCTTGGGCAGACGCATGAACCGCATCTGCAGCGCGCGCATGCCGGCGTACCAGCCGAGGCCCTTCTCCATGCGCTCGGCGCCGAACTTCGCCGCGACCTTGCGCTTGACCCGGAAGCCGAGCAGGATCATGCCGCCGATTGCGATCACCAGGTAGCCCATCATCACGATGTAGGCGTAGAAGGAGATCGCGAGGTTCGCGGGGATCAGCGAGGCGAGGATCACGAGCACCATGACCGCCATCACGAACTCGGCGGGGTGCCAGCCGGCATCCACGTAGTCGCGCACCCAGCGGCGCTGCGGACCCTTGTCGCGCGCCGGAAGGAACTTCTCGTCACCTGCGGCCATGCCGGCCTGCGCGCGTGCACGCCGCTCGTTGAGCTCGGCGCGGGCCGCGGCCTTCGCCTCCTTGGTGTTGGCGACGAGGGGACGGCGACGGGCCGCCTCCTGCTCCGCGCGGGTCGGCGTCGCGCGACCCTTGCCGACGGCTGGCGTCTCGGAAGCGTCGTCGTTCGTCGAAGGGGAGACAGGGGTAGTGGCCACGAGAGTCCTCGGTTCGCTGAAAAGAGATCACCTTAAGATTACTCGCATGACCTCTTCTGCTCACCCCGCTCCGTCGACACCGTCCACCGAATCCGAGGCGGCCGTGCTCGAAGCGGTGGCGACGGGCATCCCGTCGGCGCTGTCGGACCTGGGACATCTCGTCCGGATCCCTGGGATGGCGTGGCCGGCGTTCGATCAGACGCAGCTGGAACGCAGTGCGGATGCCGTGGCCTCGCTGGCCCAGGGCACTGGCGTCTTCGACGAGGTGCGCGTGCTGCGCGCGGCGATCCCCGGCACCGACGAGCACGGACAGCCCGCGGTGCTGGCCACACGCGCCGCGCGCAACGGCAAGCCCACGATCCTGCTCTACGCCCACCACGACGTGCAGCCTCCGGGAGACGACGCGCTGTGGGAGACGCCGCCGTTCGAGCCGACGGTGCGCGACGGTCGTCTCTACGGACGCGGTGCCGCCGACGACAAGGCGGGGATCATGGCGCACATCGCGTCGATCCGCGCGGTCAGCGAGGTGCTCGGCGACGATCTCGACCTGGGCATCGCGATGTTCATCGAGGGGGAGGAGGAGTACGGCTCCCGCTCCTTCGCGCAGTTCCTCTCCGACAACAAGGAGGCGCTGCGAGCCGATGCCATCGTCGTCGCCGACTCCGGGAACTGGGACTCCGTCACGCCGGGCCTCACGGTGTCGCTGCGCGGGAACGCCCGCTTCACGGTGCGCGTGCGCACGCTCGACCACGCATCGCACTCCGGCATGTTCGGTGGTGCGGCGCCCGACGCGATGATGACGACCATCGGGATGCTGTCGACGCTCTGGAACGCCGACGGCTCCGTCGCCGTCGAGGGACTGACCGAGCGCGATGCGCCGACACCCGAGTACAGCGAGGCGACGCTGCGCGATGAGGCGGGCCTGCTCCCCGGCACGACGCCGATCGGGAACGGCACGATCCTCAGCCGCATCTGGAACAAGCCGTCGATCACGGTCATCGGCATCGACGCCACGAGCGTGGCCGCGGCATCCAACACCCTGCTCCCCGAGGTCACGGTCGTGATCAGCGCGCGCGTGGCCCCCGGCCAGACAGGGGAGGACGCCTACGCGGCGCTCGAGCAGCACCTGCGCGCCAACGCGCCCTTCGGGGCCGAGCTCGAATTCTCGGACGTCGATCTCGGCAACGGCTTCCTGGTGGACACCAGCGGATGGGCTGTCGCCCTCACCCGCGACGCGATGCGCGACGGCTACGGCGTGCCGCCGGTCGACCTCGGGGTCGGCGGATCGATCCCGTTCATCGCCGACCTCGTCCG
Coding sequences within it:
- a CDS encoding DUF3043 domain-containing protein; protein product: MATTPVSPSTNDDASETPAVGKGRATPTRAEQEAARRRPLVANTKEAKAAARAELNERRARAQAGMAAGDEKFLPARDKGPQRRWVRDYVDAGWHPAEFVMAVMVLVILASLIPANLAISFYAYIVMMGYLVIAIGGMILLGFRVKRKVAAKFGAERMEKGLGWYAGMRALQMRFMRLPKPQVKRGQYPD
- a CDS encoding dipeptidase, producing MTSSAHPAPSTPSTESEAAVLEAVATGIPSALSDLGHLVRIPGMAWPAFDQTQLERSADAVASLAQGTGVFDEVRVLRAAIPGTDEHGQPAVLATRAARNGKPTILLYAHHDVQPPGDDALWETPPFEPTVRDGRLYGRGAADDKAGIMAHIASIRAVSEVLGDDLDLGIAMFIEGEEEYGSRSFAQFLSDNKEALRADAIVVADSGNWDSVTPGLTVSLRGNARFTVRVRTLDHASHSGMFGGAAPDAMMTTIGMLSTLWNADGSVAVEGLTERDAPTPEYSEATLRDEAGLLPGTTPIGNGTILSRIWNKPSITVIGIDATSVAAASNTLLPEVTVVISARVAPGQTGEDAYAALEQHLRANAPFGAELEFSDVDLGNGFLVDTSGWAVALTRDAMRDGYGVPPVDLGVGGSIPFIADLVREFPDAQILVTGVEDPHSRAHSPNESLHLDTFRHAVATEALLLARMNARDV